In Colwellia sp. PAMC 20917, a single genomic region encodes these proteins:
- the hutI gene encoding imidazolonepropionase gives MTINSSAWHTLFINVNLATMTDGANSYGAIENGALAISGSKIAWLGAETSLPPYDEKSVRVIDGKGKWLTPGLVDCHTHIVYGGNRANEFEMRLLGKSYQEIANAGGGIVSTVSATRKASESELLANALPRLTALHQQGVTSIEIKSGYGLDTENEIKMLKVAGQLAEKLPVTIKRTFLGAHALPVEYKDNPDEYVDLVCDEMIPIIAEGKLADAVDVFCESIGFSLVQTERVFAAAQKHHLPIKVHAEQLSNLGATALAAKYNALSSDHIEFLDEAGIKAMKAADMTAVLLPGAFYFLRETQLPPMELLRKYQVPMAIATDANPGSSPIHNIQLMLNMACTFFRLTPAEALAGVTCYGAKALGLANKGQLALGFDADIALWNIEQPAELCYQFGVNPLSELFVAGNKAI, from the coding sequence ATGACGATTAATTCTTCTGCTTGGCACACTCTCTTCATTAATGTAAATCTAGCGACTATGACTGATGGCGCTAATAGCTATGGTGCGATTGAAAATGGTGCTTTAGCAATAAGTGGAAGTAAAATTGCTTGGTTAGGTGCTGAAACTTCTTTACCCCCATATGATGAAAAATCAGTACGGGTTATTGATGGAAAAGGCAAATGGTTAACGCCCGGACTCGTTGATTGTCATACTCATATCGTTTATGGCGGTAACCGAGCCAATGAATTTGAAATGCGCTTACTCGGTAAAAGTTATCAAGAAATTGCTAATGCTGGCGGAGGCATAGTCTCAACAGTATCTGCAACACGTAAAGCCAGTGAAAGTGAATTATTAGCCAATGCCTTACCCAGGTTAACTGCATTACATCAACAAGGTGTGACCAGTATTGAAATTAAATCGGGTTATGGTCTTGATACAGAAAACGAAATTAAAATGCTTAAAGTAGCAGGGCAGTTAGCTGAAAAGCTGCCGGTTACTATAAAGCGGACTTTCCTTGGCGCTCATGCTTTACCTGTTGAATACAAAGATAATCCTGATGAATATGTCGACTTAGTTTGTGATGAAATGATACCTATCATTGCCGAAGGTAAATTAGCCGATGCGGTTGATGTTTTTTGCGAAAGTATTGGTTTTAGTTTAGTACAAACAGAACGTGTCTTTGCTGCCGCTCAAAAGCATCATCTACCGATAAAAGTTCACGCTGAGCAATTATCAAATTTAGGCGCTACCGCATTAGCAGCAAAATATAATGCGCTTTCATCTGATCATATCGAATTTTTAGATGAAGCCGGTATTAAAGCCATGAAAGCTGCAGACATGACTGCAGTATTGTTACCCGGAGCCTTTTATTTTCTTCGTGAAACACAATTACCACCCATGGAATTATTACGCAAGTATCAAGTGCCAATGGCGATTGCGACCGATGCAAACCCCGGTTCATCACCCATTCATAATATTCAACTGATGCTTAATATGGCATGCACATTCTTTCGATTAACACCGGCAGAAGCACTAGCTGGTGTTACTTGTTATGGTGCTAAAGCACTAGGTTTAGCGAATAAAGGTCAGCTTGCGCTTGGCTTTGATGCAGATATTGCTTTGTGGAATATAGAGCAACCGGCGGAACTTTGTTATCAGTTTGGCGTAAACCCACTGAGTGAATTATTTGTGGCGGGTAATAAAGCCATTTAA
- the hutC gene encoding histidine utilization repressor, with translation MTKVKTAKFTVIKQHICQKIESGEWQQHAKVPSENELADQFSVSRMTARRALQELTEQGLLIRSQGSGTFVATFKSQSSLLEIRNIADEIQERGHRHHAKQLTLKAVAVNEEIAILLNLKTNSINSVSVFYSEVLHFENDQPIQLEQRFVNSDLVKNYLQQDFTQITPHEYLSSEAPLTEATHEIEAVLAEAYICQLLHIKESMPCLQVKRRTWSSKGVVSLATLTSPGNKYRLGSHLKF, from the coding sequence ATGACTAAAGTAAAAACAGCAAAATTTACCGTAATAAAGCAGCATATTTGCCAAAAAATTGAATCTGGCGAATGGCAGCAACATGCAAAAGTCCCTTCTGAAAATGAACTCGCTGATCAATTTTCAGTAAGTCGTATGACAGCAAGACGTGCTTTACAAGAACTTACCGAGCAAGGACTACTGATCCGTTCGCAAGGTTCGGGCACTTTTGTTGCAACGTTTAAGTCACAGTCTTCGTTATTAGAAATTCGCAATATCGCTGATGAAATTCAAGAGCGAGGTCATCGACATCACGCTAAACAGCTGACCTTGAAAGCGGTTGCTGTTAACGAAGAAATCGCTATTTTACTTAACTTAAAAACTAATTCAATTAATAGTGTGTCAGTTTTTTATTCTGAAGTACTGCATTTTGAAAATGATCAACCGATTCAACTCGAACAACGTTTTGTTAATAGTGACTTAGTAAAAAATTATTTACAGCAAGACTTCACGCAAATAACGCCTCACGAATATTTATCAAGTGAAGCACCATTAACAGAAGCAACACACGAAATAGAAGCTGTATTAGCAGAAGCCTATATTTGCCAATTACTACATATAAAAGAATCAATGCCTTGCTTACAAGTGAAACGTCGTACTTGGTCAAGTAAAGGAGTAGTCAGTTTAGCGACCTTAACCTCTCCGGGTAATAAGTATCGTTTAGGCAGTCACTTAAAGTTCTAA
- the hutU gene encoding urocanate hydratase translates to MDPRLDTSRVIRADRGNKITAKSWLTEAAKRMLMNNLDPEVAEHPQSLVVYGGIGRAARNWACYDKIIEVLNRLEDDETLMVQSGKPVGVFKTHSNAPRVLIANSNLVPNWGNWEHFNELDKKGLMMYGQMTAGSWIYIGSQGIVQGTYETFVAMAKQHFGGSAKGKWVLTGGLGGMGGAQPLAATMAGFSALVVECDETRIDFRIKTRYVDKKAKTLDEALIMINEACARGEAISVGLLGNAADVFPELVKRGITPDVTTDQTSAHDPLNGYLPQGWTMEYAAEMRLKDEAFVVKAAKKSMAVQVQAMLDLQAAGSATTDYGNNIRQMALDEGVKNAFDFPGFVPAYVRPLFCEGIGPFRWVALSGDPEDIYKTDAKVKELIPDNPHLHNWLDMARERIDFQGLPARICWVGLKDRARLALAFNEMVKTGELSAPVVIGRDHLDSGSVASPNRETESMLDGSDAVSDWPLLNALLSTSGGATWVSIHHGGGVGMGFSQHSGVVIVADGTDEAAQRIGRVLWNDPATGVMRHADAGYDIAVDCAIEQGLDLPMIEGANGK, encoded by the coding sequence ATAGACCCAAGATTAGATACAAGCCGAGTGATCAGAGCAGATCGTGGTAATAAAATCACCGCAAAAAGTTGGTTAACCGAAGCGGCTAAACGCATGTTAATGAATAACCTTGACCCTGAAGTTGCTGAACACCCACAATCATTAGTGGTCTACGGCGGGATCGGCCGTGCCGCACGCAACTGGGCTTGCTATGACAAAATTATTGAAGTATTAAATCGTTTAGAAGATGACGAAACATTAATGGTGCAATCAGGCAAGCCGGTTGGTGTATTTAAAACCCACTCGAATGCGCCACGTGTTTTAATTGCTAATTCAAACCTAGTGCCAAACTGGGGGAATTGGGAACACTTCAACGAGCTCGATAAAAAAGGCTTGATGATGTATGGCCAAATGACTGCAGGCTCTTGGATTTACATTGGCTCACAAGGTATTGTGCAAGGTACTTATGAAACTTTTGTCGCGATGGCTAAGCAACACTTTGGCGGAAGCGCTAAAGGTAAGTGGGTACTTACTGGTGGGTTAGGCGGTATGGGTGGTGCACAACCTCTCGCAGCAACTATGGCTGGTTTTTCAGCATTAGTGGTTGAATGTGATGAAACCCGAATCGACTTTCGTATCAAAACTCGTTATGTAGACAAAAAAGCAAAAACGTTAGATGAAGCTTTAATCATGATCAACGAAGCCTGTGCTAGAGGTGAAGCGATATCTGTTGGCTTATTAGGTAACGCCGCTGACGTTTTTCCTGAATTAGTAAAGCGTGGTATCACACCCGATGTAACCACAGATCAAACATCAGCACATGATCCATTAAATGGCTACCTTCCACAAGGTTGGACCATGGAATACGCAGCAGAAATGCGCTTAAAAGACGAAGCTTTTGTAGTAAAAGCGGCGAAAAAATCAATGGCAGTACAAGTACAAGCCATGCTCGACTTACAAGCGGCAGGTTCTGCAACAACAGATTATGGTAACAACATTCGTCAAATGGCTTTAGATGAAGGGGTGAAAAATGCTTTTGACTTCCCCGGCTTTGTACCTGCTTATGTTCGTCCCTTATTTTGTGAGGGCATAGGTCCTTTCCGCTGGGTAGCATTGTCTGGCGATCCAGAAGATATCTATAAAACAGATGCAAAAGTTAAAGAATTGATCCCCGATAATCCTCATTTACACAATTGGTTGGATATGGCTCGTGAGCGTATCGACTTTCAAGGTCTACCGGCACGTATTTGTTGGGTCGGTTTAAAAGACCGTGCGCGTTTAGCGTTAGCCTTTAACGAAATGGTTAAAACTGGCGAATTATCTGCCCCCGTTGTTATCGGTCGAGATCATTTAGATTCAGGCTCAGTTGCTTCACCGAATCGTGAAACTGAAAGTATGTTAGATGGCTCAGATGCTGTTTCTGATTGGCCATTACTTAATGCCCTACTTTCAACATCTGGTGGTGCTACTTGGGTAAGCATACATCACGGAGGTGGTGTTGGTATGGGCTTTAGCCAACATTCAGGTGTGGTTATTGTTGCTGACGGAACTGACGAAGCAGCTCAGCGTATTGGCCGCGTTTTATGGAACGACCCTGCGACAGGTGTTATGCGTCATGCCGATGCGGGTTACGATATAGCCGTTGATTGTGCAATAGAGCAAGGCCTTGATTTACCTATGATTGAAGGCGCTAACGGTAAGTAA
- the hutH gene encoding histidine ammonia-lyase: MSDISTLNIIPGQLTLAQLRNVVKYEGIQYSLDESAFDAIHQSAEAVQQVIRENRVVYGINTGFGLLASTRIKTEELELLQRSIVLSHSAGFGEYMEDATVRLMMVLKINSLSRGFSGIRLKVIQALITLLNAEVYPCVPKKGSVGASGDLAPLSHMVLPLLGEGEMSHDGEVITALEGLKIAGLEPITLAAKEGLALLNGTQASTAFSLEGLFHAEDLFAAAVVIGSMSVEAALGSRAPFDDRVHQVRGQIGQIDAATAYRYVLDTNSEIGGSHVDCEKVQDPYSLRCQPQVMGACLTQIRQAAEVLHIEANGVTDNPLVFANEGDFISAGNFHAEPVAMAADNLALAIAEIGSLSERRMALLIDANLSKLPPFLVDNGGVNSGFMIAQVTSAALASENKSLAHPASVDSLPTSANQEDHVSMACFAGRRLADMAENTNGVLAVEYLAAAQGLDFRAPLKGAEKVELAKAILRQEVSFYDKDRYFAPDIAQASDIIADGELNQLIPAGTLPSF; the protein is encoded by the coding sequence ATGTCAGATATAAGCACATTAAACATTATTCCAGGGCAATTAACCCTAGCGCAATTACGCAACGTCGTTAAATACGAAGGGATTCAATATAGCCTTGACGAGAGTGCCTTTGATGCGATTCATCAAAGTGCTGAAGCGGTACAACAAGTTATCCGTGAAAACCGTGTCGTTTATGGTATTAATACCGGCTTTGGCTTATTAGCCAGCACACGCATAAAGACAGAAGAGCTAGAATTATTACAACGCTCTATCGTACTTTCTCACTCAGCAGGTTTTGGCGAATACATGGAAGATGCCACAGTACGCTTAATGATGGTATTAAAAATCAATTCATTGTCACGTGGCTTTTCAGGCATACGTTTAAAAGTCATCCAAGCCTTAATCACTCTGCTTAATGCTGAAGTCTATCCTTGTGTACCCAAAAAAGGTTCAGTTGGCGCATCTGGCGATTTAGCGCCACTTTCACATATGGTTTTACCTTTACTAGGTGAAGGTGAAATGTCGCATGACGGTGAAGTCATTACCGCCCTTGAAGGTTTAAAAATTGCAGGTCTTGAACCAATAACACTTGCCGCTAAAGAAGGTTTAGCGCTTCTTAACGGTACACAAGCATCTACGGCTTTTTCTTTGGAAGGTTTATTTCACGCTGAAGATTTATTTGCTGCTGCTGTGGTTATTGGCTCAATGTCTGTTGAAGCAGCATTAGGTTCACGTGCTCCTTTTGACGATCGCGTTCACCAAGTACGTGGCCAAATAGGCCAAATAGATGCAGCAACCGCTTACCGTTATGTTTTAGATACAAACTCTGAAATTGGTGGCTCTCATGTTGATTGTGAAAAAGTACAAGACCCTTATTCATTACGTTGTCAGCCACAAGTGATGGGTGCCTGTTTAACGCAAATTCGTCAGGCCGCTGAAGTGCTTCATATCGAAGCCAATGGAGTAACTGATAATCCATTGGTTTTTGCCAATGAAGGTGATTTTATCTCGGCAGGTAATTTCCACGCTGAACCTGTCGCTATGGCCGCTGATAATTTAGCCCTCGCCATTGCCGAAATAGGTTCGTTGTCTGAACGTAGAATGGCACTATTGATTGATGCAAATTTAAGTAAACTTCCTCCCTTTCTTGTAGATAACGGCGGTGTTAACTCAGGTTTTATGATAGCTCAGGTGACCTCAGCAGCTTTAGCATCAGAAAATAAATCGTTAGCTCACCCGGCTTCTGTTGACAGTTTACCAACGTCTGCTAACCAAGAAGATCACGTATCGATGGCTTGCTTTGCTGGTCGTCGTTTAGCTGATATGGCAGAAAACACCAATGGTGTCTTGGCCGTAGAGTATTTAGCTGCCGCGCAAGGTTTAGACTTTAGAGCTCCTCTTAAAGGTGCTGAAAAAGTTGAATTAGCCAAAGCTATTTTACGTCAAGAAGTAAGCTTTTATGATAAAGATAGATACTTTGCACCCGATATTGCACAAGCCTCGGATATTATTGCTGATGGTGAATTAAATCAATTAATACCTGCTGGTACACTACCAAGCTTCTAG
- a CDS encoding NfeD family protein: MEYILYFETWIVLAILFACAEIFVPGGILLNLGIASLLVAIGVQQQLLDTWTLTLTTWFILASFLLFVLYFVTERFFSGEYTVENIYEELDIYGKEVTVIEKIGPGTHAGRVEFQGTTWTALSDGSELQEGSHATIVCKENISLVVEPIK; this comes from the coding sequence GTGGAATACATACTTTACTTTGAAACATGGATTGTTCTAGCCATATTATTTGCTTGCGCAGAAATTTTTGTTCCCGGTGGTATCCTCTTAAATTTAGGTATTGCCTCATTATTAGTCGCTATTGGTGTACAACAACAATTACTCGATACTTGGACTCTAACTTTAACGACTTGGTTTATTCTTGCTTCTTTTTTACTATTTGTACTTTATTTTGTCACTGAGCGGTTTTTCAGTGGTGAATATACCGTTGAAAATATTTATGAAGAACTAGACATATATGGAAAAGAAGTAACGGTTATAGAAAAAATTGGACCAGGCACTCATGCTGGTCGCGTAGAATTTCAAGGCACTACTTGGACAGCACTGAGCGACGGTTCAGAGTTACAAGAAGGTAGTCACGCCACTATTGTTTGTAAAGAAAATATCTCTTTGGTTGTTGAACCGATAAAGTAA
- a CDS encoding SPFH domain-containing protein yields MLATLTFVFLGLLFIVVKLVLIVPMKEVCIIERLGKFRAIMQPGLHFLIPFIDRVAYRHETREQVLDIPSQSCISRDNIQIEVDGLVYIQVMDGAKASYGIEDYRRACVNLAQTTMRSEIGKLKLGQTFSERDTLNETIVREIDKASDPWGIKMLRYEVRNITPSANVIHTLEKQMEAERKKRAEITLAEADKESTINLSEGERQEAINISEGDKQRQINEAHGFAKEIEILTQATAEGMNMIAKASMTPGGDKAIKMRLLEQFIKQTGSILKTADVSIMPAEMAKLEGFFEGMDKVTQTVQGAK; encoded by the coding sequence ATGCTAGCCACACTCACCTTTGTCTTTCTTGGATTACTGTTTATTGTTGTCAAACTGGTCCTTATTGTGCCAATGAAAGAAGTTTGTATTATCGAACGTTTAGGTAAATTTCGCGCAATAATGCAACCTGGATTACATTTTCTTATTCCTTTTATTGACCGCGTCGCTTACCGTCATGAAACAAGAGAACAAGTCTTAGACATCCCTTCTCAAAGCTGTATATCTCGCGATAATATTCAAATTGAAGTCGACGGCTTAGTTTATATTCAAGTTATGGACGGTGCCAAAGCCAGCTATGGTATAGAAGATTACCGCCGAGCTTGTGTGAATTTAGCGCAAACTACTATGCGAAGTGAAATTGGTAAGCTAAAACTCGGACAAACGTTTTCAGAACGAGACACCCTTAACGAAACGATTGTCCGTGAAATAGACAAAGCATCAGATCCTTGGGGCATCAAAATGTTGCGTTACGAAGTTAGGAATATCACCCCTTCTGCTAATGTCATTCATACCCTTGAAAAACAGATGGAAGCCGAGCGAAAAAAACGTGCTGAAATTACTTTAGCTGAAGCTGACAAAGAGTCGACAATAAATTTATCAGAAGGTGAGCGTCAAGAAGCCATTAATATTTCAGAGGGTGATAAACAACGACAAATTAATGAAGCACATGGTTTTGCAAAAGAAATTGAAATACTAACGCAAGCCACCGCAGAGGGCATGAACATGATTGCCAAAGCGTCAATGACTCCGGGTGGCGACAAAGCAATAAAAATGCGTTTACTAGAGCAATTTATTAAACAAACTGGGTCTATTTTAAAAACTGCAGATGTCTCAATTATGCCCGCTGAAATGGCGAAATTAGAAGGCTTTTTCGAAGGCATGGACAAAGTAACTCAAACCGTTCAAGGAGCAAAATAA
- a CDS encoding SPFH domain-containing protein gives MIQQTISNIGGSNLDIVVLAIWGAIFLFLAYKFVQAICLVPTKSAYVVERLGKYRCTLEAGFHLLLPFIDRVAFIQDLKEETIDVPPQECFSKDEVNVEVDGVIYIEVIDSLKASYGITDYRFAAMQLAQTTTRSVIGTLDLDRTFEERDVISAKVVEVLDKAGESWGIRVHRYEIKNITPPDTVKNAMELEVNAERERRAILAKSLGDKASRINRSEGLMTEMINISEGEKQRRINSAEGKAAQIIAIAQATGDSITKIAIAIEQPGGQQALDLQLTEQYLQQMQGLSQANRKVILPANLLDFKQWLAVSGIK, from the coding sequence ATGATCCAGCAAACTATAAGTAATATTGGTGGCAGTAACCTTGATATCGTGGTGCTGGCTATTTGGGGCGCTATATTTCTCTTTCTAGCCTACAAATTCGTACAAGCTATTTGCTTAGTACCAACAAAGTCTGCCTATGTCGTTGAACGTTTAGGCAAGTACCGCTGTACCTTAGAAGCAGGCTTTCATCTTTTATTGCCATTTATCGACCGTGTGGCTTTTATTCAAGATTTAAAAGAAGAAACAATCGACGTACCACCACAAGAATGTTTTTCAAAAGACGAAGTGAATGTTGAAGTTGATGGCGTTATTTACATCGAAGTCATTGATTCATTAAAAGCAAGCTACGGTATCACTGACTATCGTTTTGCCGCGATGCAATTAGCACAAACCACCACGCGTTCGGTTATTGGTACCTTAGATTTGGACAGAACCTTTGAAGAGCGTGATGTTATCAGTGCTAAAGTGGTAGAAGTATTAGATAAAGCAGGCGAAAGTTGGGGAATACGTGTTCATCGCTATGAAATAAAAAATATAACACCACCTGATACCGTTAAAAATGCCATGGAGTTAGAAGTTAATGCAGAGCGTGAACGCCGGGCAATTCTAGCAAAAAGTTTAGGTGATAAGGCGAGTCGTATTAACCGTTCAGAAGGTTTAATGACTGAAATGATCAATATTTCAGAAGGTGAAAAACAACGTCGTATAAATTCTGCGGAAGGTAAAGCGGCACAAATAATTGCTATTGCGCAGGCAACGGGGGATTCAATCACTAAAATAGCGATAGCCATTGAGCAACCGGGTGGACAACAAGCACTTGATTTACAATTAACCGAGCAGTACCTTCAACAAATGCAAGGCTTAAGCCAGGCAAACAGAAAAGTTATTTTACCAGCAAACTTACTTGATTTTAAGCAGTGGTTAGCCGTATCAGGTATTAAATAA
- a CDS encoding SDR family oxidoreductase, with amino-acid sequence MAKNVAIIGCGWLGYALAKQLLREQYRVTVTVQSEEKKQRLAKEQIDTELLILPVEDPKSTVLSVFGHDTLIISITPQIRQGRSDYPEKVAQLIEMAELGCVKKIVLLSSTAVYNGLSGLVDEQSVLDMNADKVATLIRAEKAAEAFSGETVILRLAGLIGPERHPGRFLQGRKLLSDPQAFINLIHQDDAVGVLMEIIKDENIRGIYNAVSATETSKQHYYHAAAEALNLPLPEFSFETSMRFGKRINDAKLRNSFTYQFTHDDLIVWLYKSVAGL; translated from the coding sequence ATGGCAAAAAATGTTGCGATTATAGGTTGTGGTTGGCTTGGCTACGCTTTAGCAAAGCAATTATTGAGAGAACAATATCGCGTCACCGTAACGGTACAAAGTGAAGAGAAAAAGCAAAGACTAGCTAAAGAGCAAATAGATACAGAGCTTTTGATTTTACCTGTTGAAGATCCTAAATCAACAGTGTTAAGTGTTTTTGGTCACGATACGCTTATTATTTCTATAACACCACAGATACGCCAAGGGCGAAGCGATTACCCTGAAAAAGTTGCCCAGTTAATTGAAATGGCTGAACTAGGCTGTGTAAAAAAAATTGTCTTGTTAAGTAGTACTGCTGTCTATAATGGTTTGTCAGGTTTAGTTGATGAACAATCAGTGCTAGATATGAACGCTGATAAAGTGGCTACTCTTATTCGCGCCGAAAAAGCAGCAGAGGCCTTTTCAGGCGAAACAGTTATATTGCGCTTGGCCGGATTAATTGGGCCTGAGCGCCACCCCGGTAGGTTTTTACAAGGAAGAAAATTACTTTCTGACCCACAAGCCTTTATCAATCTAATCCATCAGGACGATGCGGTTGGTGTTCTAATGGAGATCATTAAAGATGAAAACATTAGGGGTATTTATAACGCGGTCAGCGCTACGGAAACATCTAAACAACATTATTACCATGCGGCAGCTGAGGCTTTAAACTTGCCGTTGCCAGAGTTCTCGTTTGAAACATCAATGCGTTTTGGTAAACGTATTAATGATGCAAAACTGCGTAATAGTTTTACTTATCAATTTACTCATGATGATTTAATTGTTTGGTTATATAAATCGGTTGCAGGGTTATAA
- a CDS encoding nuclear transport factor 2 family protein, which produces MIKIIVCLIGLCFFNVSVFANSDIDKVLDTFHQAAGDADQKIYLDLLDEQAVFLGTDGQERWTKEQFTEFVTPYFSQGQGWRYKSRQRNITLIASANNSEQLAFFDELLDNSHYGECRGSGVLKLTSNGWKILQYNLSIPVPNTISTDVVSKIKEHHQKNR; this is translated from the coding sequence ATGATAAAAATTATAGTTTGCCTTATAGGCCTTTGTTTTTTTAACGTCAGTGTATTTGCAAACAGCGACATAGATAAAGTGCTAGATACTTTTCATCAAGCTGCTGGCGATGCTGACCAAAAAATTTATCTTGATTTACTTGATGAGCAAGCCGTATTTTTAGGCACTGATGGTCAAGAGCGTTGGACAAAAGAACAATTTACTGAGTTTGTTACTCCTTATTTTAGTCAAGGACAAGGTTGGCGCTATAAATCTCGTCAAAGAAATATTACGCTTATTGCATCAGCAAATAATAGCGAGCAATTGGCATTTTTTGACGAGTTACTCGACAATAGTCACTATGGCGAATGCCGGGGCTCTGGTGTGCTTAAGTTGACGTCTAATGGTTGGAAAATTTTACAGTATAATCTTTCTATACCTGTTCCTAATACTATTTCAACAGACGTTGTCAGTAAAATTAAAGAACATCATCAAAAGAATCGTTAA
- a CDS encoding bifunctional GNAT family N-acetyltransferase/hotdog fold thioesterase, with the protein MFECRAPISQQEFDQYYHLRWTILRKPSQQKQGSEKDDLERQAIHRAIFDDKGNIIAVARLHFCSLLAGQIRYMAVADDFQGKGLGQQLILSLEQFASRLGVTKLSLKAREQAISFYEKQSYKNIGFSHLLFNKIKHFNMEKTLVSDDFHCDELSTALQKTWHSTIPMSKAMKVTVGYYDQQNLVTTCDELFNKNLHNTMFAGSIYTLATLTGWGWVYLLMEQNNLKGNIVLADAKIRYHSPIAGIAFAKTGRSLSSGSIDNLLTKQKRQLCVEVQVMSGEKVAATFNGLYFVLPK; encoded by the coding sequence ATGTTTGAGTGTCGAGCACCCATAAGCCAGCAAGAATTTGACCAATACTACCACTTACGCTGGACAATATTACGTAAACCATCACAACAAAAACAAGGAAGTGAAAAAGATGACTTGGAGAGGCAAGCGATTCATCGAGCCATTTTTGATGATAAAGGTAATATTATCGCTGTTGCCCGTCTTCACTTTTGTAGCTTGTTAGCAGGGCAAATCCGTTATATGGCGGTTGCTGATGATTTTCAGGGTAAAGGGTTAGGACAACAGTTAATACTCTCCCTTGAACAGTTTGCGAGCCGTTTAGGTGTCACTAAGCTCTCTTTGAAAGCACGGGAACAAGCGATCAGCTTCTATGAAAAACAATCTTATAAAAACATTGGCTTTTCGCACTTATTATTCAATAAAATTAAGCATTTCAATATGGAAAAAACGCTGGTAAGCGATGATTTTCATTGTGATGAACTATCAACAGCACTGCAAAAGACTTGGCATAGCACTATACCAATGAGCAAAGCGATGAAAGTGACGGTTGGTTATTACGATCAACAAAATTTAGTCACGACTTGTGATGAGCTTTTTAATAAAAATTTACACAATACTATGTTTGCGGGCAGTATCTACACACTAGCAACATTAACGGGATGGGGCTGGGTTTATTTGTTAATGGAACAGAATAATCTTAAGGGCAATATAGTGTTAGCTGATGCCAAGATTAGATATCATAGCCCAATAGCAGGGATAGCTTTTGCAAAAACAGGACGCTCATTAAGCTCAGGCAGTATTGATAACTTATTGACCAAGCAAAAAAGACAACTCTGCGTTGAAGTTCAGGTAATGAGTGGAGAAAAAGTAGCCGCAACTTTTAATGGCTTATATTTTGTTCTACCAAAATAA
- a CDS encoding spermidine synthase, whose protein sequence is MKLVKNIQQGQLSYYTQNDDSISVSENQHYRWLAFDNVVQSMMLKRKPSQLTFPHQISLLSPLLYFRPKKVVEFGLGGGNLARFLLHYLPDLTLHTIEYSQEVIECFERFFNPQATKVNLHHCSALDWLHHHKKMKPDWFICDIYHKNQSINDSLILTKNILKKVDEQAVLSLNLPSPSNEEINYFLAELKVLAPTKQLVYFHIPHYLNVIIHLLPYDMLSQAEESLLANTVLPARTFKRWRKYWRHGMQ, encoded by the coding sequence ATGAAATTAGTTAAAAATATCCAACAGGGTCAATTAAGTTACTACACGCAAAATGATGACTCCATTTCGGTGAGTGAAAACCAACACTATCGTTGGTTAGCTTTTGATAATGTCGTGCAAAGCATGATGCTAAAGCGTAAGCCCTCACAACTCACATTCCCTCATCAAATCAGCTTATTATCACCTTTACTTTATTTTCGCCCTAAAAAAGTTGTTGAGTTTGGCTTAGGTGGTGGTAATTTAGCACGATTTTTATTACATTATTTACCTGATTTAACCTTACACACCATTGAATATTCGCAAGAAGTTATTGAATGTTTCGAACGCTTTTTTAATCCACAAGCGACCAAAGTTAATTTACACCATTGCTCGGCACTAGATTGGCTTCATCACCATAAAAAAATGAAACCTGATTGGTTTATTTGTGATATTTACCATAAAAATCAGTCAATTAATGACTCATTAATTTTAACCAAAAATATCTTAAAAAAAGTAGACGAGCAAGCTGTTTTATCACTTAACTTGCCAAGCCCATCAAACGAAGAAATTAATTATTTTCTCGCCGAATTAAAAGTGCTCGCTCCAACTAAACAGCTAGTGTACTTTCATATTCCTCATTACTTAAATGTTATTATTCATTTACTGCCCTACGATATGTTAAGTCAAGCTGAAGAGAGTTTACTTGCTAACACCGTGCTACCCGCGAGAACATTTAAACGCTGGCGTAAATATTGGCGACATGGCATGCAATAG